A section of the Ciceribacter thiooxidans genome encodes:
- a CDS encoding DUF2093 domain-containing protein, producing the protein MNRFEGSGNREAKLRYLDADFQILSPGSYVVCAVTGKPILIDELRYWSVARQEPYVDAAASFEAEKRAGALPVQTR; encoded by the coding sequence ATGAACCGTTTCGAAGGCAGCGGCAACCGGGAAGCCAAGCTCCGGTATCTGGACGCCGACTTCCAGATCCTGTCCCCCGGCTCCTATGTGGTCTGCGCCGTCACCGGAAAGCCGATCCTGATCGACGAACTGCGCTACTGGAGCGTCGCCCGGCAGGAGCCCTATGTGGATGCCGCCGCCTCGTTCGAGGCGGAAAAGCGGGCGGGCGCACTTCCCGTCCAGACGCGCTGA